In the genome of Carnobacterium viridans, one region contains:
- a CDS encoding peptide ABC transporter substrate-binding protein, translated as MNLKKTILLFLATSFALAGCAGANDESKASTDSTTVVEGGTYNYIYSTDIATLDYLFSSRQTNSVHYTNFVDGLLENDSLGNLIPALAEDWEVSEDGLTYTYKLREGAKWVTNSGTEYAEVTAHDFVTGLKHAADINSETLYIVADSVKGLADYASGKTTDFSTVGVKAIDDYTVEYTLNTPESYWNSKTTYGILYPVNEEFLNSQGENFGSVSPDSILYNGAFILTNNTAKSVIEYEKNEMYWDSENVHLDDVKYTYNDGSDPDGLFTSFQEGNLSLARVYPNSAGYAEVQETYPDGVTFSQTNGTTYNMSFNLNRESYNATSKTTDKEKSSTKAAILNRDFRLAIQFAFDRASYNAQSVGEETSSEALRNTLVPPTFVAIDGKDYGDTVEAELQALDAETWADIDLADGHDEYFDKDKAAEHLEKAKEALAAENVSFPIHLDIPIMETSEISVNSAKSLKNSIENTLGTDNVVVDIQLLNDDAYLAATYQATTGIASDFDISTASGWGPDYQDPSTYLNIYNSRTGDMLTTLGLDGSELVEGEDVTASAKEAVNLDEYDALLDEASKVLDENERYAAYAKAEAWLLNNALQVPIYAGGGLPRVTTVVPFSAPYSWSGIAADKLKYVQLQEDIVTTDQYQEALDKWNDERNQEK; from the coding sequence ATTAATTTGAAGAAAACAATACTATTATTTCTAGCAACTTCATTTGCATTGGCGGGATGTGCGGGGGCTAATGATGAAAGCAAAGCTAGCACTGATTCAACTACAGTAGTTGAAGGAGGAACTTATAACTACATTTACTCTACTGATATTGCGACCTTAGATTATCTTTTTTCGAGTCGTCAGACCAACAGTGTACATTATACAAACTTTGTGGATGGTTTACTTGAAAATGATTCATTAGGAAACTTAATTCCAGCTCTTGCAGAAGACTGGGAAGTTAGTGAGGATGGTTTAACTTATACTTATAAACTTCGTGAAGGTGCTAAGTGGGTAACGAATTCTGGAACAGAATATGCAGAAGTTACAGCTCACGACTTTGTAACAGGACTAAAACATGCAGCCGATATTAACTCAGAAACACTTTACATAGTGGCTGATAGTGTAAAAGGATTGGCAGATTATGCTAGTGGGAAAACTACTGATTTCAGTACGGTAGGAGTTAAAGCAATCGATGATTACACGGTTGAGTATACGTTAAACACTCCAGAATCCTATTGGAATTCAAAAACTACTTACGGTATTCTTTATCCTGTTAATGAAGAATTTTTGAATTCTCAAGGTGAAAATTTTGGTTCTGTTTCTCCAGATTCAATTCTCTATAATGGAGCATTCATTTTAACCAATAACACAGCGAAATCAGTTATCGAATATGAAAAGAACGAAATGTATTGGGACAGCGAAAATGTACATCTTGATGATGTGAAATATACGTATAATGACGGAAGTGACCCAGATGGTTTATTTACTTCTTTCCAAGAAGGCAATTTGAGTTTAGCTAGAGTTTATCCTAACTCAGCAGGTTATGCAGAAGTTCAAGAAACGTATCCAGATGGTGTAACTTTCTCTCAAACAAATGGTACGACTTACAATATGTCATTTAACTTGAATCGGGAATCTTACAACGCAACAAGTAAGACGACTGATAAAGAGAAATCTTCTACAAAAGCTGCTATCTTAAATCGTGACTTTAGACTAGCTATTCAATTTGCTTTTGATCGTGCCTCTTATAATGCACAAAGTGTGGGAGAAGAAACATCAAGCGAAGCTTTAAGAAATACACTAGTTCCTCCTACGTTTGTAGCAATTGACGGCAAAGATTACGGAGATACTGTTGAAGCTGAACTTCAAGCTCTTGATGCTGAAACGTGGGCAGATATTGATTTAGCTGATGGACATGATGAGTATTTTGATAAAGATAAAGCGGCTGAGCATTTAGAAAAAGCCAAAGAGGCTTTGGCTGCTGAAAATGTTTCGTTCCCAATCCATTTGGATATTCCAATTATGGAAACAAGCGAAATCAGTGTGAATAGTGCAAAATCATTGAAGAACTCAATTGAAAATACTTTAGGAACTGACAATGTAGTTGTTGATATCCAATTGCTTAATGATGATGCTTACTTGGCTGCAACATACCAAGCAACAACTGGTATAGCTAGTGACTTTGACATCTCTACAGCTTCTGGTTGGGGCCCTGACTATCAAGATCCATCAACTTACTTGAACATTTACAACTCAAGAACTGGAGATATGCTTACAACTCTTGGACTTGATGGTAGTGAACTTGTTGAAGGTGAAGATGTAACTGCTAGTGCAAAAGAAGCCGTTAACCTTGATGAATACGATGCTTTATTAGATGAAGCGAGTAAAGTTTTAGATGAAAATGAACGTTACGCAGCTTATGCTAAAGCTGAAGCTTGGTTATTGAACAATGCTCTTCAAGTTCCAATCTATGCTGGTGGTGGCCTGCCGCGTGTAACGACGGTTGTTCCATTTAGCGCTCCATATAGCTGGTCAGGAATTGCTGCTGACAAATTGAAATATGTTCAGTTGCAAGAAGACATTGTAACAACAGACCAATATCAAGAAGCTCTTGATAAATGGAATGATGAGCGGAATCAAGAAAAATAA
- a CDS encoding ABC transporter permease: protein MKKYIFYRIIRSIISIFLVTTIGYIMIFSLVPRYTIFQSDPVYSRLKGSPDERVDYENSTYKRMGYIDYYKSSDIISEIAKDDDEYAALMNEENSQVFEEWQEQNRSKGWKLEQMPISKTYYAVREIPILQRVGRFYSKLIQIDHPWAVQDPKNPDLPRYLKFEYTESAGLTLTGSGTRSKYLIYFDSSFPFIHQNFVKLNLGTSYPTYSGRSVTDVISSGQGKVKPEEVTYETGLTEKSPADLHSRKYKTPDSLDRLETERYNDSYVKSKDNYQDPSMIKISMITGLISVVISYTIGISLAVLMARHKGKLIDRFGVGLVTILISVPSLAFIYFFRFIGSTFFGLPDSFPTLGAASIQSYILPTVILGLLSISGLIIWIRRFMIDQASADYVKFAKAKGLSEKEISQKHIFKNAMIPIVSGIPGTIILTIQGATITETIFAVPGMGKMLPDAIIAHNNPMVIGLLFVFTTLSILAVLLGDIMLTIIDPRISLLSKKGGH, encoded by the coding sequence GTGAAAAAATACATTTTCTATAGAATTATTCGTTCAATCATCAGTATTTTTTTGGTAACGACTATTGGTTATATCATGATTTTTTCTTTAGTGCCGAGATATACGATTTTCCAAAGTGATCCTGTGTACAGCCGTTTAAAAGGAAGTCCAGATGAAAGAGTCGATTATGAAAATAGTACATACAAACGTATGGGGTACATTGATTATTATAAAAGCAGTGATATTATTTCGGAAATAGCTAAAGATGATGACGAGTACGCTGCCCTTATGAACGAAGAAAATAGTCAAGTTTTTGAGGAATGGCAAGAACAAAATAGGAGTAAAGGCTGGAAACTGGAACAAATGCCGATATCCAAAACTTACTACGCTGTAAGGGAAATTCCAATTTTGCAAAGAGTTGGGCGATTTTATTCAAAATTGATTCAAATTGACCATCCATGGGCGGTACAAGATCCAAAGAATCCTGATCTGCCTAGATATCTAAAGTTTGAATACACTGAATCGGCTGGGTTAACATTAACAGGTTCTGGAACGAGATCTAAATATTTGATTTACTTTGATTCTTCTTTCCCTTTTATTCACCAGAACTTTGTCAAATTAAATCTAGGAACTTCATATCCAACATATAGTGGTAGAAGTGTGACCGATGTCATCTCTAGCGGTCAAGGAAAGGTAAAACCAGAAGAAGTCACCTATGAAACTGGATTGACTGAAAAGTCACCAGCAGATCTGCATTCAAGAAAGTACAAAACACCAGATTCATTGGACCGTTTGGAAACTGAACGCTATAACGATAGTTACGTTAAATCTAAAGATAACTATCAGGATCCGTCAATGATCAAAATCTCTATGATCACTGGTTTGATTTCCGTTGTTATTTCTTATACGATCGGTATTTCATTGGCTGTACTGATGGCACGCCATAAAGGAAAACTCATTGACCGATTTGGGGTAGGATTAGTTACGATTCTTATCTCCGTACCAAGTTTGGCTTTTATTTATTTCTTCCGCTTTATTGGAAGTACATTCTTCGGGTTACCAGATTCATTCCCGACACTAGGTGCAGCAAGTATTCAATCGTATATTCTTCCAACCGTTATTTTAGGACTGTTATCTATTTCAGGACTGATTATCTGGATCAGAAGATTTATGATTGATCAGGCATCTGCTGATTATGTGAAATTTGCAAAAGCTAAAGGATTATCTGAAAAAGAAATTTCACAGAAACATATCTTTAAAAATGCGATGATTCCAATCGTGAGTGGAATTCCGGGAACCATTATTTTGACCATCCAAGGTGCAACGATCACAGAAACGATTTTTGCAGTTCCAGGGATGGGTAAAATGTTGCCAGATGCGATCATTGCACATAATAATCCTATGGTTATTGGTTTATTATTTGTGTTTACTACTTTATCGATTCTAGCTGTCCTGTTAGGGGATATCATGTTGACCATTATTGACCCTAGAATCAGCTTATTATCGAAAAAAGGAGGCCATTAA
- the oppC gene encoding oligopeptide ABC transporter permease OppC gives MVQNTNTDKFQFVALDSLKSERIDAPKYSYWKSVGRKFFSSKVAISMLILLLIILGFSFIHPLISQYDFMDVEGINDFSNRYNWPSKGNWFGTDSNGQSLFDAVWAGARTSISIGLLATLITTVVGVVVGAIWGSSKAVDRVMIEIYNVVSNVPTLLIVIVLSYAFGSGFWNLLFAMCATSWIGTAHFIRVQVMIMRDREYNLASKCLGTPLHRMILKNILPYLISVIVTAVSRSLPSFISYEVFLSFLGVGLSSDIPSLGRIISKYTVNMNNFPYLFWIPVIVLALVTVSLYIVGQTLADASDPRTHM, from the coding sequence ATGGTACAAAATACAAATACAGACAAGTTTCAATTTGTAGCGTTAGATTCTTTAAAGTCTGAAAGAATCGATGCACCAAAATATTCTTATTGGAAATCAGTAGGCAGAAAATTTTTCAGTAGTAAAGTTGCTATTAGCATGCTTATCTTATTGCTTATCATTTTAGGTTTTTCTTTTATTCATCCACTAATCAGCCAGTATGATTTTATGGATGTGGAAGGCATCAATGACTTTTCCAATCGTTACAACTGGCCTTCTAAAGGAAATTGGTTTGGAACAGATTCAAATGGACAATCTCTATTTGATGCTGTTTGGGCAGGGGCAAGGACTTCTATTTCAATCGGCTTACTGGCAACCCTCATTACAACAGTTGTGGGTGTTGTCGTAGGTGCTATTTGGGGAAGTTCAAAAGCGGTAGACCGTGTTATGATCGAGATCTATAACGTGGTTTCTAATGTTCCGACTTTACTGATTGTTATCGTCTTATCGTATGCATTTGGTAGTGGATTTTGGAATTTACTGTTTGCAATGTGTGCGACAAGTTGGATAGGGACAGCTCATTTTATTCGTGTTCAAGTCATGATCATGAGAGACCGTGAATATAATCTAGCCTCTAAATGCTTAGGGACACCGTTGCATCGAATGATTTTAAAAAATATATTGCCGTATCTTATTTCAGTTATTGTAACGGCTGTATCACGCTCTTTGCCAAGTTTCATCTCTTATGAAGTATTCTTATCCTTTTTAGGAGTGGGTTTAAGTTCTGATATTCCTTCTCTAGGACGAATCATCTCAAAATATACTGTAAATATGAACAACTTTCCTTATCTATTTTGGATACCAGTTATCGTATTAGCTCTTGTTACCGTTTCGCTTTATATTGTCGGTCAAACATTAGCTGACGCATCCGATCCTAGAACACACATGTGA
- a CDS encoding ABC transporter ATP-binding protein, whose protein sequence is MSKEKSVLSAKNITVKFNVRDRVLTAIRNISLDLYENETLAIVGESGSGKSVLTKTFTGMLDSNGFVANGEIEYNEKNLLELKNDREWEGIRGAEIATVFQDPMTSLNPIRTIGSQITEVIIKHQKKSNGEAKKLAIELMEKTGIPNAKERFNEYPFQYSGGMRQRIVIAIALACRPKILICDEPTTALDVTIQAQILTLIKSLQEEFSFATIYITHDLGVVASVADRVAVMYAGQVIEYGTAEDIFYNSKHPYTWSLLSSMPQLGIKGESLSMIPGTPPSLYKEIVGDAFAPRNVYAMQIDFEEEPPFFKVNDEHYAKTWLLDPRSPKVEMPEAIQNLNEKMKAMVRNTGYGSNKEGGAVLE, encoded by the coding sequence ATGTCAAAAGAAAAAAGTGTCCTTTCAGCAAAAAATATTACTGTTAAATTTAATGTTCGCGATCGAGTACTAACCGCTATTCGCAATATCTCACTTGATTTATACGAGAATGAAACGTTAGCGATAGTTGGAGAGTCAGGTTCTGGGAAATCAGTACTAACAAAGACGTTTACTGGTATGTTGGATTCTAACGGTTTTGTTGCAAATGGAGAAATTGAATACAATGAGAAAAATTTATTAGAACTAAAAAATGACCGCGAATGGGAAGGCATAAGGGGAGCTGAAATAGCAACTGTCTTTCAAGATCCCATGACTTCACTTAATCCGATCCGTACAATCGGTTCCCAAATTACAGAAGTGATCATCAAACATCAAAAAAAGAGTAATGGAGAAGCGAAAAAACTAGCCATTGAATTAATGGAAAAAACGGGAATCCCCAATGCAAAAGAACGGTTTAATGAATATCCCTTCCAATATTCTGGTGGTATGAGACAACGAATCGTTATTGCCATTGCATTGGCTTGCCGTCCTAAAATTTTGATTTGTGATGAACCCACTACAGCGCTTGATGTAACAATCCAAGCGCAAATATTGACGTTGATCAAAAGCCTACAAGAAGAATTTTCGTTTGCAACAATTTATATTACTCACGATTTAGGAGTAGTAGCTTCAGTTGCAGATCGGGTAGCGGTTATGTACGCGGGGCAGGTTATAGAATATGGAACAGCTGAAGATATCTTTTATAATTCAAAACATCCTTATACTTGGAGTTTACTTTCTTCTATGCCTCAATTGGGTATTAAAGGAGAGTCACTCAGCATGATCCCTGGGACTCCGCCATCGTTGTATAAAGAAATAGTAGGAGATGCATTTGCACCACGAAATGTTTATGCTATGCAGATCGATTTCGAAGAGGAACCGCCTTTTTTTAAAGTGAACGATGAACATTATGCTAAAACATGGTTGCTAGACCCTCGCTCACCTAAAGTAGAAATGCCGGAAGCTATTCAGAATCTGAATGAAAAGATGAAAGCAATGGTGAGAAATACAGGCTATGGCAGTAATAAGGAAGGAGGAGCAGTTCTTGAATGA
- a CDS encoding ATP-binding cassette domain-containing protein produces the protein MNETKIKTKEEVLLSVRDLEVTFGEGKNKFVAVNHVNFDIYKGETLSLVGESGSGKTTIGRSIIRINETTNGDILFEGKKINKKLSRKENANIIRSIQMIFQDPSASLNERSTIDYIISEGLHNFHLYENEEDRIRKVEEIILEVGMLPEHLTRYPHEFSGGQRQRIGIARALVMDPTLVVADEPISALDVSIRAQVLNLLKKMQIEKNLTYLFIAHDLSVVRFISDRIAVIHHGVIVELAEAEELFTNPIHPYTQSLLSAVPIPDPQIEKEKVLIVYDGSNHDYSVEKPSFVEIKEGHFVWANQPEIEKYKIDLIN, from the coding sequence TTGAATGAGACAAAGATAAAGACAAAAGAGGAAGTTTTGTTATCTGTAAGAGATCTTGAAGTGACTTTTGGAGAAGGAAAAAATAAATTTGTAGCCGTTAATCATGTGAATTTTGATATTTATAAAGGAGAAACATTATCCTTAGTTGGAGAATCTGGTTCAGGAAAAACAACCATTGGAAGGTCCATCATCCGAATCAATGAAACAACAAATGGAGATATTCTTTTTGAAGGAAAAAAAATCAATAAAAAACTATCTCGTAAAGAAAATGCCAATATCATACGTAGCATTCAAATGATTTTTCAAGACCCATCTGCTTCTTTAAATGAACGATCTACAATCGATTATATTATTTCAGAAGGACTGCATAACTTCCATTTGTATGAAAATGAAGAAGACCGCATAAGAAAAGTTGAAGAGATTATTCTAGAGGTAGGTATGTTACCGGAACATTTGACTCGCTATCCTCATGAATTCTCAGGTGGACAGCGTCAGCGCATCGGAATCGCTAGGGCTTTGGTCATGGATCCAACGTTAGTAGTTGCCGATGAACCTATTTCTGCATTAGATGTATCCATTCGTGCGCAAGTACTTAATTTATTGAAAAAGATGCAAATTGAAAAAAATCTTACTTATTTGTTTATTGCTCATGATCTATCGGTCGTACGTTTTATTTCTGACCGAATAGCGGTCATCCATCATGGAGTAATTGTGGAATTAGCAGAAGCAGAAGAGTTGTTTACAAATCCAATACATCCTTATACTCAATCTCTGCTGTCTGCAGTGCCTATACCAGATCCTCAAATAGAAAAAGAAAAAGTGTTGATTGTTTATGATGGATCCAACCATGATTATTCTGTAGAAAAGCCTTCTTTTGTTGAAATAAAAGAGGGACATTTCGTATGGGCAAACCAACCGGAAATTGAAAAATATAAAATTGATTTGATTAATTAA
- a CDS encoding ABC transporter ATP-binding protein translates to MIEFRTVSKSYNNKQALKDVSFTIRSGEIFGLIGHNGAGKSTAIKSLVSIIEPSNGTILVDGEDIATNRLAIKKKIGYVPDSPDMFLRLSAMEYWDLIAVAYEIPEEEKDKQLLKLMTLFDMVENQARMISSFSHGMRQKTFVIGALLSDPEIWVLDEPMTGLDPQAAYDLKELMRQHAAKGNTVLFSTHVLEVAQQLCDHIAILKNGEILYDGTVEELQAENEDQSLETIYLKMAGRTQAEEEQPSSEIDLSSPERRG, encoded by the coding sequence ATGATAGAATTCAGAACTGTTTCAAAATCTTATAACAATAAGCAAGCATTAAAAGACGTTTCTTTTACTATCCGTTCTGGAGAAATTTTTGGTTTAATCGGACATAATGGTGCTGGAAAATCAACCGCCATCAAATCGTTGGTCAGTATCATTGAACCGAGCAACGGCACTATTTTAGTGGATGGAGAAGATATTGCAACTAACCGTCTTGCTATAAAAAAGAAAATCGGTTATGTTCCCGACTCTCCAGATATGTTTTTACGTTTATCAGCTATGGAATATTGGGATTTGATTGCTGTTGCTTACGAAATTCCTGAAGAAGAAAAAGACAAACAACTTTTAAAGTTAATGACTCTATTCGATATGGTGGAAAACCAAGCTCGTATGATTAGTTCTTTTTCACATGGAATGCGTCAAAAAACCTTTGTTATAGGTGCCTTACTATCAGATCCGGAAATATGGGTGTTGGATGAACCCATGACCGGATTAGATCCACAAGCCGCCTATGATTTGAAAGAATTAATGAGGCAACATGCAGCAAAAGGGAACACTGTGTTGTTCTCCACTCATGTATTAGAAGTAGCACAGCAGCTTTGCGACCATATTGCGATTCTCAAGAACGGTGAAATCTTGTATGATGGGACGGTTGAGGAACTGCAAGCAGAAAATGAAGACCAATCATTGGAGACAATTTATTTAAAAATGGCAGGAAGAACTCAAGCGGAAGAAGAACAACCTAGCAGCGAGATTGATTTGTCTTCTCCAGAAAGGAGAGGATGA
- a CDS encoding alpha/beta fold hydrolase: MRNKVYFPFLVILLSIIVMGCGNQENTRSVNENQTTNEEQSTNTSEKMSSNSDSSDPLTTHQTAVPTLFIHGYGGTAGSFNGMLSRFEENSWGKSELTLTVQQDGFISGIGEWRNEPNNPMIQVLFADNKNNEWNQADWIKAVLVYLKQTYQIEEVNLVGHSMGGVSSFRYLVTYGDDDSLPIVNKFVAIGAPFNDFVTGNEEQSLDALIQDGPLVISQRYNDFAAGIQQYPKDTPLLNIVGDVQDGSDGDGTVPMRSALSIGHLMQTNGIEYHEEIVTGSQTSHSQLHENTQVDKLVADFIWSTP, from the coding sequence ATGAGAAATAAGGTTTATTTTCCTTTCTTAGTCATCTTGTTAAGCATTATAGTCATGGGTTGTGGAAACCAGGAAAACACTAGATCGGTTAATGAAAACCAAACAACTAATGAGGAGCAGTCAACCAATACAAGTGAAAAAATGAGTTCCAATAGTGATTCTTCGGATCCATTAACAACTCATCAAACGGCAGTCCCGACGCTGTTTATTCATGGATATGGAGGAACAGCAGGCAGTTTTAACGGAATGCTTTCTCGATTTGAAGAGAATAGTTGGGGAAAAAGTGAATTAACACTAACCGTTCAGCAGGATGGCTTTATTTCTGGAATTGGGGAATGGAGAAATGAACCAAATAATCCCATGATTCAAGTGTTGTTTGCAGATAATAAAAATAATGAATGGAACCAAGCAGATTGGATCAAAGCTGTTTTAGTCTATTTAAAACAAACGTATCAGATTGAAGAAGTAAACCTAGTCGGTCACTCAATGGGTGGAGTAAGCAGTTTTCGCTATCTAGTCACATACGGAGATGACGATTCACTGCCAATAGTGAATAAATTTGTTGCAATTGGAGCACCATTTAATGATTTTGTAACAGGCAATGAAGAGCAGTCGCTTGATGCATTGATCCAGGATGGTCCATTAGTCATTAGTCAACGATATAATGATTTTGCTGCTGGTATCCAACAGTACCCCAAAGATACTCCATTGTTAAATATCGTTGGAGATGTACAAGATGGGTCAGATGGAGATGGAACGGTTCCTATGAGAAGCGCATTATCTATTGGCCATTTAATGCAAACCAATGGAATCGAGTATCATGAGGAAATCGTTACTGGATCACAGACCTCTCATAGTCAACTACATGAAAATACGCAAGTAGATAAATTGGTTGCTGACTTTATATGGAGTACTCCTTAA
- a CDS encoding DUF1697 domain-containing protein, producing MQFIILLRGVNVGGKNRVPMSELKQHLINAGFTNVRSHINSGNLIVESEKDNEKDVLEKCQKILSDNFVFPIDVVIISDEKYQTELASIPFWWG from the coding sequence ATGCAATTTATTATCTTATTACGAGGAGTCAATGTTGGAGGGAAAAATCGAGTTCCAATGAGTGAGTTAAAACAGCATTTAATCAACGCGGGATTTACAAATGTCAGGTCTCATATTAATAGTGGCAATTTAATTGTGGAAAGTGAAAAAGACAATGAAAAGGACGTTTTAGAAAAATGCCAAAAAATTTTATCGGATAACTTTGTTTTTCCAATTGATGTTGTAATTATTTCTGATGAGAAGTACCAAACGGAATTAGCAAGTATTCCATTTTGGTGGGGATAA